The genome window ACTTCTGGCGTTATAAAAAGCTGCATCTGCGCTGGTTAGGCCCTGCCTTGCTGGCTATTGTGGGTGCTTTAGTCATTCGCTATCAAAACTTAAGCGCAGATTTCTGGTGGGGTTTAGTGCTGATACAAGCGGCCAACTTATGTTTTGCTTTTGGTCAGGTGGCTTATCGCCAGCTGGATTTGGGTTCAACAGGCTCACAACGCTATAACTTCGGTTGGTTTTTTGTTGGTGCCACTCTCATCAGCTTACTAGCGACAGCGCTGTTTGCCGATTGGAACAAAATGCCAACGACCACTCTGGATTACGGCATTTTAGTCTGGTTAGGTCTGGTTGCTTCTGGTTTAGGTTATTGGTTATGGAATGCTGGCGCCCGACAAGTGAATGCGAACCAGTTGGCGGTGATGAATAACGTGCTGATCCCGGCAGGCCTGGTAGTGAACTTTGTATTTTGGCAACAAAACGTCAACTGGTGGACTTTATCCGCAGGTTCCGTATTAATTTTAGCCAGCTTAGGCTGGGCAAGCTGGCAGAAAAACCTGAAACAGAATTGAACTCTTGATATCAAATCAATAAGATAAAATCATAGAAAACAAGGATGTGAGATTTTTATGTGGATTATTATCCGGCTGTTGCTGAGTCTGGCTGTCGCTGTGTCGCGAATGATTTACCG of Rheinheimera sp. MM224 contains these proteins:
- a CDS encoding EamA family transporter — its product is MGLLWLVTLIWAFSFSLIGEFLSGRVDPYLAVSSRMLLALVLFLPWLLKSTSSRFQAMALAAIGAIQLGLMYLLLYHSFLYLSVAEVLLFTILTPAYISILDYFWRYKKLHLRWLGPALLAIVGALVIRYQNLSADFWWGLVLIQAANLCFAFGQVAYRQLDLGSTGSQRYNFGWFFVGATLISLLATALFADWNKMPTTTLDYGILVWLGLVASGLGYWLWNAGARQVNANQLAVMNNVLIPAGLVVNFVFWQQNVNWWTLSAGSVLILASLGWASWQKNLKQN